Proteins encoded by one window of Sphingosinicella sp. BN140058:
- a CDS encoding cold-shock protein: MGFDRGRRGERGGRGRDKRDGFGGDDIYGGGGGGGFDDRGGGGYRSSGPGYGDRGGFGGGGGFGDRGGGGGGYRGGGGGGFGGGGGGFGGGRGGGGMPPQVVGQGKGVVKFFNAQKGFGFVVRDDGGEDVFVHISAVEQAGLTGLADGQPLEFTLVDRGGRISATDLKIEGEPMAVEERAPREPRAGPGGAAGGFGGGPQRQLTGEKAQGTVKFFNAMKGFGFISRDDGQPDAFVHISAVERAGMSSLNEGDRVEFELEVDRRGKTAAVNLQPLQ, translated from the coding sequence ATGGGTTTTGACAGAGGGCGCCGCGGTGAGCGCGGCGGGCGCGGCAGAGACAAGCGCGACGGCTTCGGCGGCGACGACATTTACGGTGGTGGCGGCGGCGGCGGCTTCGATGATCGCGGTGGCGGCGGCTATCGCAGCAGCGGTCCCGGTTACGGCGATCGCGGCGGATTCGGCGGCGGCGGCGGCTTCGGTGATCGCGGCGGCGGTGGCGGCGGCTATCGTGGCGGCGGCGGCGGCGGATTTGGCGGCGGCGGCGGTGGTTTCGGCGGCGGCCGCGGCGGCGGCGGCATGCCCCCGCAGGTCGTCGGCCAAGGCAAGGGCGTCGTCAAATTCTTCAACGCTCAGAAGGGCTTCGGCTTCGTCGTCCGTGACGATGGCGGCGAGGACGTGTTCGTGCACATCTCGGCGGTCGAGCAGGCAGGTCTCACCGGTTTGGCCGACGGCCAGCCGCTCGAGTTCACGCTGGTCGATCGCGGCGGCCGGATCTCGGCGACCGACCTCAAGATCGAGGGCGAGCCGATGGCGGTCGAAGAGCGCGCACCGCGCGAGCCTCGCGCTGGTCCGGGCGGCGCTGCCGGCGGCTTCGGCGGCGGCCCGCAGCGTCAGCTGACCGGCGAGAAGGCGCAGGGCACCGTCAAGTTCTTCAACGCGATGAAGGGCTTCGGCTTCATCAGCCGCGACGACGGACAGCCCGATGCGTTCGTCCACATTTCGGCCGTCGAGCGTGCCGGCATGAGCAGCCTCAACGAGGGCGACCGGGTCGAGTTCGAACTGGAAGTCGATCGCCGCGGCAAGACTGCCGCCGTGAACTTGCAGCCGCTCCAGTAA